From Longimicrobium sp., one genomic window encodes:
- a CDS encoding putative sugar nucleotidyl transferase encodes MLSLILFDDAISRGWQPFALTRPGGELAFGALSMRRRAERVFGARCVAHLAADHLVGFAEGDSPPVIGYADAPAEGERLFLSARAVPAWGSGEVWKARRGGAGPILVNGEVAGWFAPDGTPGPDARFFDAPPTMLDRTGAVELAGRMIGPVWELMSGNGDQLTIDIQSLFPEPLAVDLPAGAHRIGDHSLVLGEGVRIEPGVVLDLSSGPVWLDDGVTVRAFTRLAGPAYVGRNSTVLGGPLEQVTIGQGCRIRGEFAESVCLDFVNKAHDGHIGHAYLGAWVNLGAETTNSDLKNNYGSVRLWTPEGERDTGEIKLGCFLGDHVKTGIGLLLNTGTVVGAGSNLYGAAMPPKYVPPFSWGTGDELTAYRADKFLDVAKRAMARRKVQMAGSYAEALKRAWTLARGGEG; translated from the coding sequence ATGCTTTCCCTGATCCTCTTCGACGACGCGATTTCCCGCGGGTGGCAGCCGTTCGCGCTCACGCGGCCGGGTGGCGAGCTGGCGTTCGGCGCCCTGTCCATGCGCCGCCGCGCCGAGCGGGTGTTCGGCGCGCGGTGCGTTGCGCACCTCGCGGCGGATCACCTGGTGGGCTTCGCCGAGGGTGATTCTCCCCCGGTCATTGGCTACGCGGACGCGCCGGCGGAGGGCGAGCGGCTGTTCCTCTCGGCCCGCGCGGTGCCGGCCTGGGGGAGCGGCGAGGTGTGGAAGGCCCGGCGCGGCGGGGCCGGGCCCATCCTGGTGAACGGCGAGGTGGCGGGCTGGTTCGCGCCCGACGGCACTCCCGGCCCCGACGCCCGCTTCTTCGACGCCCCGCCCACCATGCTGGACCGCACCGGCGCGGTGGAGCTTGCGGGGCGGATGATCGGCCCCGTGTGGGAGCTGATGTCGGGGAACGGCGACCAGCTGACGATCGACATCCAGTCGCTCTTCCCGGAACCTCTCGCCGTCGACCTCCCCGCGGGCGCGCACCGCATCGGGGATCACTCGCTGGTGCTGGGCGAGGGCGTGCGCATCGAGCCGGGGGTGGTGCTGGACCTGTCCTCCGGGCCCGTGTGGCTGGACGACGGGGTGACCGTGCGCGCGTTCACCCGTCTCGCCGGTCCGGCCTACGTCGGGCGCAACAGCACGGTGCTGGGCGGCCCGCTGGAGCAGGTGACCATCGGCCAGGGGTGCCGCATCCGGGGCGAGTTCGCCGAGAGCGTGTGCCTGGACTTCGTGAACAAGGCGCACGACGGCCACATCGGCCACGCCTACCTGGGCGCCTGGGTGAACCTGGGCGCGGAGACGACGAACAGCGACCTGAAGAACAACTACGGCAGCGTGCGCCTGTGGACGCCGGAGGGGGAGCGCGACACGGGCGAGATCAAGCTGGGCTGCTTCCTGGGGGACCACGTGAAGACGGGGATCGGCCTGCTGCTGAACACGGGCACGGTCGTGGGCGCGGGAAGCAACCTGTACGGCGCCGCCATGCCGCCCAAGTACGTCCCGCCGTTCAGCTGGGGCACCGGGGACGAGCTGACGGCGTACCGGGCCGACAAGTTCCTGGACGTGGCCAAGCGGGCGATGGCGCGCCGCAAGGTGCAGATGGCCGGCAGCTACGCCGAAGCCCTGAAACGCGCCTGGACCCTGGCCCGCGGCGGCGAAGGCTGA